Below is a genomic region from Neurospora crassa OR74A linkage group VII, whole genome shotgun sequence.
CCACAGCGCGCCGcaagaaggagcaggagatggaggatgcCTACCACTTTGTTGCATATGTGCCAAACCACGGGGACCGTAGCGTGTGGGAACTCGATGGGCTGAAGTTTAACCCCCGCTACGTCGGTGTGTCTCTCCTACTCAACGAAAGAATTCAGACACGATGCGACTAACAAATATTGTAGGCAAATTTGAGAAAGGGGCGCACTGGACGAGTGTAGCGCAACCTGTCATCCAAGAAAAGATGATGGAGTACGAGGCCGATCAGTTGGCGTTTAGCCTTCTCGCTCTTTGCGGAGACCGTCGGGCCGCACTGCGGCGTCAACTCGCTGTCAACATCCATTGCACGGAATTGCTCAATGATGCATTCCGAAGCGAATCGGCCTGGTTCGAGGAAGGCAATGACTCGTCTTCGTTCAAGGACCATATCAGCAACTTCAACGATCAGAGTAAGCTGGACGAATTCCAGCTCAGTACTGACGAAGCTAAACTCATGATCAAAAATTCAGCAGAAGCTCGTCGGTTGCAAGATGATATACAAACGGGTGGGATGGAGATGGCTGAAGCGTTGCTTCTTAGAACAGAGCTCCGCCAGAAGCAGGAGCAAATTCGGGCGGAGTACTACACAGAAGTCGCGTCTGGGCCGGAGGGTGACGAGGACGGCGATGCTCAGAATGAAGACCCTGGTCGAAGAAAAGACCACACGCCAGCAATTCATGAATGGGTGACGAAGCTTGCCGAGCGTGGTGTGCTGAGGGAGCTACACGAACAGGTGAAATCGCGAAACGGTTCATAGACATCCATCCCTTCGTGGACTGGCCGTCAACTGGGAAGGTACTTGGGGTTGTTTCTGCAGTACAGTCATTTCCCAGGGGTGCGTAGTGTAGAGCGACGAACTGTTTTGATGTTAGGGGGAAAGGACTTTGTCACGGCTCAAAGATCGGAATGTGGGTTTCGATTTTGGACAAAGCCGGGTAGTAACCAAGCAGCACATTCACACAAAGGTTAATAAGATAAACTGAAAGTGAAACAAGGACAAAAGACGTGTTGGGAGGTCATGACGCGCAGGACTCGCGCCATCCGTCTGGTCTCTCGATCGACGATTGTCTCGAAGCCTTGCTTAAGTTGTTGGTTAACAAGTCTGTATCACCACGTCTTTTTTTGTGACGTAATCTTGGACAATGTCCCCGCGGCCGGGACGAGAAGGGCAGGCGGTCAAGTAAAGGTAGCGAGTCGTGCCGGCAGAGAAGCGGCCGCCAAACAGCCCAAGGACGATTTGAGAAGGCGGTCTCGAGTCGGTCGACGCCCCGGCTCCCGCCAAGGCCAGATTTCGCTGCGCAGAATGACGGCATGACCCCTGCCACAAAAGCAGGACCCTGTCATTCCCTTCATCCAGACCTCCAGAGAAGCATTGACCTGGACTGCCCGTAGGGGGGAACCTCGAAACCAGAAAGGCACCGTGACCAACAAGCACTTGGATACCACcaccttgttgttgtcctgCCGTGGTCTAGGTGGTCACGTAGAGGCATTCAAACTCGTCCCAGCCCCTCACCAACAAACATTCTTCCCCATCTTCTGCATCTTTGCAAGAAAAAGGCCGTAAAAGTAACTTTCCTCAACTAGTCTTTTGGTGAGCATCTCCTGCCGCTGTCCCTTTGGTATCCCATCTTCACATGCATGCAGAGGCGACTGAATACTAGCAGGCTGCACCTTCTCTCAGAGCACCAGCTgatcaacttttttttttttcttcttcttatttacaGGACCCTCCTTGCATCCGGCGACTTTCCCCCCTCAAGAACCAACcgagaaaaaataaaagacaCGACAAGCGCCCGACGAGACAACACCCATCTGATCTCTCCCATTCACGAGATTCCAAGTGAATTTTCCACTCCATCTCTACGACCGCAACCATGTCGAAACGGCCGAGCTATGCGTCGGTCGCCAATGGCGCCGCAACCCAAGACGACTCCACctccgccgctgctgccgagtTCGATCGCTGTAtgttttccttccttatGCGAACCTGTTCGATATCATCTACCATCCGCTGTTTGAAAGGAGCAAGCCCTTGAGCGCTTAAGGTAGACAACTGTTGCTAACATGGCGCGTCAATCGGTAGCTCACGACAAGCAAAAAATTCTCTTCTCTACAGATGCGGGGCACTTCTCTCTCATTCGCGCGATGCATCTCGCGGATCTCATTACTGAATTGAATGGTTAGTTTTTGTCTCCTTGTATCCTTTCGCGCATTCTGTCTGGTTAGCATAGCTTGTGACGCTGGGTTTTGGGGCTATAAGCGCCAAAGCAGCAAGACCGTCACAACCTCCGCGATTTTCCCCAAGGATGATATCGACGCACAACTTGTGCGCGAGTTGGCATATCATAGAAGACGTGGTCACAGAATGCTAACGCCTTTGCAACTCTACTAGGCCTTTGCGgtatcctctccctcttctcttctttgcgGTACTGCCTCGGTGACCCCGCCGACAAGACCAACATCTACTATGCGCTTgccttcctcccctttgGCTTGTTTTTCGACTTCATGGATGGCAAGGTCGCGcgttggaggaagaagagcagCATGATGGGCCAAGAGCTGGACTCGCTGGCTGATCTGGTACGTGTACATCATTATTGCCCACGCTTTCCCAATTCCTCGACCCCGACCCTCTCCGGGACATCAAGCATTCTAACTCACAACCCATCCAACCAACAGATCTCCTTTGGCGTCGCACCCGCCGTCGTCGCCTTCGCCATCGGTATCCGTACCCCCCTCGACCATCTCTGCCTtggcttcttcatcctctgtGGCCTCACCCGCCTCGCCCGCTTTAACGTGACCGCGACCGCCATCCCGAAGGACGCCAACGGCAAGGCTGCCTACTTTGAGGGCACGCCGATCCCCACGACGCTCGGTCTGGACGCCATTATGGCCTACTGGGTGTCGCAAGGCTGGATTCATGATTCACTTCCGTGGGGTACCATGTTCCAGGGCACCGCGCTCGAATTCCACCCCAttgtcctcatcttcatgcTCCACGGCTGCTTGATGACAAGCAAGACCATTCATATTCCCAAGCCTTGAAAGCATAAAGACGGACTAGGGTCTACGAACTTGTGCCGCAAGGAACGAGGGACGGGGATGATTGAGTTGGTTTATGGAAAGGTAAAGGCCTGGATTTCAATAAGGAAGAAGCCCGCTACGAGTTGAACGTCGGtgaagagaaagggaagatTGAGAGACAGAAAGGTCTTGGGCAGGAAAGCAAAAGACGGGGAATTCTTTAACAGATGGAAAGCGgagacaaaaagaaaacttAAAAagtgaaagaagaagaagaaggaactaGCCGTGGGTCTGGGGGGTTTCTGAGAATTGTTGAAATGACTATCATGCCtgctctcttttttttcctgccATTTTCCTTTCTGGTCACTATCCGGTTGGCTGCATTGTGTAGTGCGAGTGTGTACACGCTTTTCCATTTTAGAATACAAAtaccctctctctttttcccgTCTTCGCCTTCTTGTCCGTATCCTGTCTACGCGAAATCATTTCTTCTGATATGCAGTGTTTAGGTCTATGCAGAAGCACCAGTGCGCCCGAGCGACAGACCACCAAACCATTTCCAAAGAATATCAAAGGCTCCTTAGTATAAGATTTAACAAAAATATTCGCCTCTTTCTCTACCGTTCTGTAACAAGCATATGCTAGATGACTATAACCCATACTCCTGCCTACGCCGCCCCCTTGCTGCCAACATGAACTTTTAAATTTGAGTTTGTTATTTCTTTTGCTTCATGTACTCCCTAAGTTGAGCTGGAGCTTTAagccttgacctcctccttggtagcctcctccttcttggggTTATGGGCAGGGAAAGGGTTGTACATGCCGCGATCGGCCTTGAGCGCGCGAAGCTTCTCGACGGCCTCCTCGAGAGAGTAGGGCACGTCACGGGCCTGGGTGGAGGTGTCGTCACGGTAACGGATGTTGACCTTGCGGTTGGtcttctcgtcgtcgccgaCGACAAAGATGAAGTTGTCTGTGTTGCGTCATTAGAAGGGGCAATTTTGGTAAAGGGGAACAGGCTCGCGACTTACATTGGGCAAGCTGGGCAGAACGAATCTTCTTCTGGAGGGTGTTGCCACTGCTATCGACATCtgttgtggtggttttgGTGTCAGTATTCGATTTTTGTTTGCCCAATAACGGGGGTGAGTCAGGGAAAACATACCGACGTggatcttctccttcttgagggTCAAGGCAACCTCCTTGGCGTAATCAAGGAAGCCCATGCCAACGGGAATGACCATGACCTGGCGGGGCGACATCCAGAAAGGCCACTTGCCGGCGAAGTGCTCGGCAAGAATGGCAGTGAAGCGCTCGATGGAACCAGCCATGGCACGGTGAATCATGACGGGGCGGGCGCAGCCGGCAGTAAGGGGCTTCTTGACAAGAagagccttcttcttcttctcctcgccctccttggg
It encodes:
- a CDS encoding phosphatidylserine synthase, with protein sequence MSKRPSYASVANGAATQDDSTSAAAAEFDRSHDKQKILFSTDAGHFSLIRAMHLADLITELNGLCGILSLFSSLRYCLGDPADKTNIYYALAFLPFGLFFDFMDGKVARWRKKSSMMGQELDSLADLISFGVAPAVVAFAIGIRTPLDHLCLGFFILCGLTRLARFNVTATAIPKDANGKAAYFEGTPIPTTLGLDAIMAYWVSQGWIHDSLPWGTMFQGTALEFHPIVLIFMLHGCLMTSKTIHIPKP